In Coprobacter tertius, the following proteins share a genomic window:
- the rsxC gene encoding electron transport complex subunit RsxC, producing MLKTFRKGGIHPPENKLSAGNKIENADLPNQAVVLLSQHIGAPALPVVKKGDQVKTGTLIGQASGFVSANIHSPVSGTVIKIDTVTDVSGYKKEAVFIDVQGDEWEQAIDRSETISDTCNLSGKEIIEKIKSCGIVGLGGATFPTHVKLSPPPGMKATILLINAVECEPYLTADHRLLLEKGKEILIGTKLLMKATNVDRAVIGIENNKADAIDHLKKLAADYPSIEICPLKVKYPQGSEKQLIDAIIKKQILSGGLPVSVGAIVQNAGTVFAVYEAVQKNKPLIERIVTVTGDSVTQPSNFRVRIGTPVNEIIKASGGIPENTAKIIFGGPMMGKAFSDTGIPVTKGCSGIVMIDRQKAFRKSPKPCIRCGKCIGVCPMGLEPVSLMNVSEFSLWEKAEELHIMDCIECGSCSYTCPSYRPLLDLIRLGKNRTGNIIRNRVVKK from the coding sequence ATGTTAAAGACTTTTCGTAAAGGAGGTATTCATCCTCCCGAAAATAAATTGTCGGCCGGGAATAAAATAGAAAATGCCGATTTACCGAACCAAGCCGTTGTTTTGCTTTCTCAACACATCGGAGCTCCGGCTCTACCTGTCGTTAAAAAAGGTGATCAGGTAAAAACAGGTACGCTCATCGGTCAAGCTTCCGGATTTGTTTCTGCCAACATACATTCGCCCGTATCGGGAACCGTTATTAAAATAGATACCGTAACCGACGTATCGGGATATAAAAAAGAAGCTGTTTTTATCGATGTACAGGGTGACGAATGGGAACAAGCGATCGACCGATCAGAAACAATATCCGACACATGCAACCTATCGGGAAAAGAAATCATCGAAAAAATAAAAAGCTGCGGTATCGTCGGATTAGGAGGTGCGACTTTTCCGACACATGTAAAATTATCGCCTCCCCCAGGAATGAAAGCTACAATTCTCCTGATTAATGCCGTAGAATGTGAGCCTTATCTTACCGCTGACCATCGGCTGTTGCTTGAAAAGGGAAAGGAAATTCTAATCGGAACTAAATTACTGATGAAAGCCACAAATGTAGATCGAGCCGTAATCGGAATAGAAAACAACAAAGCCGATGCTATCGACCATTTAAAAAAACTGGCAGCAGATTATCCATCAATAGAAATTTGCCCTTTAAAAGTCAAATATCCTCAAGGTAGCGAAAAACAGTTAATCGACGCAATTATAAAAAAGCAAATTCTTTCGGGAGGATTGCCTGTTTCTGTAGGTGCTATCGTGCAAAATGCAGGGACCGTTTTTGCAGTTTACGAAGCTGTACAAAAAAACAAACCGCTAATAGAAAGAATCGTAACTGTCACAGGAGACTCTGTAACTCAACCCTCCAACTTCAGGGTAAGAATAGGAACACCTGTAAACGAAATAATAAAGGCTTCCGGCGGAATACCTGAAAATACCGCTAAAATAATTTTCGGGGGACCCATGATGGGGAAGGCTTTTTCCGATACCGGTATCCCTGTAACTAAAGGTTGCTCGGGTATAGTCATGATAGACCGACAAAAAGCTTTTAGAAAATCTCCCAAACCTTGTATCCGGTGCGGAAAATGTATCGGCGTATGTCCGATGGGACTCGAACCCGTTTCTCTGATGAATGTATCTGAATTTTCCTTATGGGAAAAAGCCGAAGAACTCCATATTATGGATTGTATCGAATGTGGTTCTTGCAGTTACACCTGTCCATCATACCGACCACTTCTCGACCTGATACGTCTCGGAAAAAATCGTACGGGAAACATTATTCGCAACAGGGTGGTAAAAAAATAA
- a CDS encoding arylsulfatase — translation MNTKYFLYLSSGLVLPFLCNSVKAQNPRPATADMPNVIYLLCDDMGYSDIEAYGQQMIATPNLNRLIEKGMAFTQFYASTAVSAPSRASLMTGQHTGHTKIRGNKEVRPEGQEPLDPSVKTIGNLFQESGYVTGCFGKWGMGYPGSVATPNKVGFDVFFGYNCQRQAHSYYPDHLWSNEERVNYPSRDVYSQDAIHEHALQFIDDNKDKRFFGYFTYTIPHAGLEQPDDSIVAMYRGKFYEPRSYGGEGDYAPAPEPRTQFAAMITRLDTYVGEIIAKLEELGLADKTLFIFTSDNGPHDEGGADPVFFNTEERLRGLKRALYEGGMRVPYIAYWPGKIQPGTVTDIQAAGWDMMPTFCELLGKDASWRPQPMDGISILPQLQGREGQKHHDFLYWEFHEQGGRQAVRAGDWKLIRQNISSGNPTHELYNIAEDPHEDHNIASQHPEKVEELKVIMDREHTPSDMFNFGR, via the coding sequence ATGAATACAAAATATTTTTTATATCTCTCGAGTGGTCTCGTATTGCCTTTTTTATGCAACAGCGTGAAAGCTCAAAATCCTCGGCCTGCCACCGCCGATATGCCGAATGTCATTTATTTATTGTGTGACGATATGGGATATAGCGATATCGAGGCGTACGGACAACAAATGATCGCTACGCCTAACCTTAATCGGTTAATAGAGAAGGGAATGGCATTCACTCAGTTTTATGCCAGTACGGCGGTGAGTGCTCCTTCGAGAGCATCTTTAATGACAGGTCAGCATACGGGACATACCAAAATACGGGGTAATAAGGAAGTACGGCCTGAAGGACAGGAACCGTTAGATCCCTCTGTAAAGACGATCGGTAACCTGTTTCAGGAATCAGGATATGTTACCGGGTGCTTCGGAAAATGGGGAATGGGATATCCGGGTTCAGTAGCCACTCCCAATAAAGTAGGATTCGATGTGTTTTTCGGTTACAATTGCCAGCGGCAAGCGCATTCGTATTATCCCGATCATTTGTGGAGTAACGAGGAAAGGGTGAATTATCCTTCCCGTGATGTATATTCCCAGGATGCGATTCACGAGCATGCGTTACAATTTATCGACGATAATAAAGATAAGCGTTTCTTCGGGTATTTCACTTATACGATACCTCATGCCGGGTTAGAACAGCCCGATGATTCTATTGTAGCGATGTACCGGGGTAAATTTTATGAACCCAGGTCTTATGGCGGCGAGGGAGATTATGCTCCTGCCCCCGAGCCCAGAACCCAGTTTGCCGCTATGATTACGCGTCTCGATACCTATGTAGGCGAAATTATTGCTAAACTGGAGGAACTCGGGCTAGCCGATAAGACATTATTTATATTTACCAGTGATAACGGACCTCACGATGAAGGAGGAGCCGATCCGGTATTCTTTAATACCGAAGAAAGATTGAGAGGACTTAAGCGGGCTTTATATGAAGGAGGTATGCGTGTACCTTATATCGCTTACTGGCCCGGTAAGATACAGCCGGGTACGGTCACCGACATTCAGGCCGCTGGTTGGGATATGATGCCTACGTTTTGCGAATTACTGGGAAAAGATGCCTCGTGGAGGCCTCAACCTATGGACGGAATCTCTATACTGCCTCAACTGCAGGGCCGGGAGGGGCAAAAACATCATGATTTCCTTTATTGGGAATTTCATGAACAAGGTGGCCGGCAGGCTGTAAGGGCAGGCGACTGGAAACTGATACGCCAGAATATTAGTTCGGGAAATCCTACGCATGAGTTGTATAACATTGCCGAAGATCCTCACGAAGATCATAATATTGCGTCGCAACATCCAGAAAAGGTTGAAGAACTGAAAGTTATCATGGACAGAGAGCATACGCCTTCGGATATGTTTAATTTCGGGAGGTAG
- a CDS encoding Fe-S cluster domain-containing protein has product MNIILVSILSLGSIGAISAVILYFVSRKFRVYEDPRIDLVTEILPGANCGGCGYPGCQGFAEACVKTDTLDGMLCPVGGTSVMANIAAIVGKEVKSAVPMTAVIRCNGSCNNRKQMNIYDGERNCAIEALLYSGETGCSYGCLGNGDCEKACTFDALHINKETGLPEINDNKCTACGACVKACPKNIIELRKKGTKSRRIYVSCVNKDKGSIARKACTAACIGCGKCEKECPFGAITVINNIAYIDDNKCRLCRKCVDVCPTGAIHAINFPPQKMETITA; this is encoded by the coding sequence ATGAATATTATACTCGTATCCATATTATCATTAGGAAGTATCGGAGCGATAAGCGCCGTAATTCTTTATTTCGTATCCCGTAAATTTCGCGTTTATGAAGATCCCCGCATCGATCTTGTTACCGAAATATTACCCGGTGCCAATTGCGGAGGATGCGGTTACCCCGGTTGTCAGGGCTTTGCCGAAGCTTGTGTAAAAACGGATACCCTCGACGGAATGTTATGCCCCGTGGGGGGTACTTCTGTTATGGCAAATATTGCTGCAATTGTAGGGAAAGAAGTAAAATCCGCCGTACCGATGACTGCTGTAATACGCTGTAACGGTAGCTGTAATAATCGTAAACAAATGAATATTTACGACGGAGAACGTAACTGTGCGATAGAAGCGTTGTTATATAGCGGAGAAACAGGTTGTTCATACGGTTGCCTGGGGAACGGCGACTGTGAAAAAGCATGTACTTTCGATGCTTTACACATAAATAAAGAAACGGGGCTTCCAGAAATAAATGATAATAAATGTACTGCATGTGGAGCCTGTGTAAAGGCATGTCCCAAAAACATTATCGAATTAAGGAAAAAAGGGACAAAATCACGACGTATTTATGTCTCCTGCGTTAATAAAGACAAAGGATCTATAGCGAGAAAAGCCTGTACTGCCGCTTGTATCGGCTGCGGTAAATGCGAAAAAGAGTGTCCTTTCGGTGCTATTACCGTAATAAACAACATTGCGTATATCGACGACAATAAATGTCGACTTTGTCGGAAATGTGTCGATGTTTGTCCTACAGGTGCCATCCATGCAATCAATTTCCCACCCCAAAAAATGGAAACGATTACCGCATAG
- a CDS encoding RnfABCDGE type electron transport complex subunit D yields MNQKYIISASPHIHSENSVAKCMYGVLIALIPAFIVSVFYFGLGALVVTATSVLACVIFEYLISRFLLERKPDIADGSAILTGVLLAFNLPSNLPIWIIIIGALAAIGIGKMSFGGLGCNIFNPALVGRVFLLISFPAQMASWPLPGTTGYLDAKTGATVLSILKSGATFTPEYSDMLLGNMGGSLGEVGSIALLLGFVYLLWKKIITWHIPVSILVTVAVFSALIGMNPVVQLLSGGLLLGAIFMATDYVTSPLSQKGMIIYGILIGLLTVIIRRWGIYPEGVSFAILIMNAFTPLINMYIKPKRFGKVVHHG; encoded by the coding sequence ATGAATCAAAAATATATCATTTCAGCATCTCCTCACATACATAGTGAAAATTCTGTAGCAAAATGTATGTATGGTGTGCTTATCGCACTTATACCGGCATTTATCGTTTCAGTTTTTTACTTCGGTCTTGGTGCGCTGGTAGTCACCGCTACCTCGGTTCTTGCATGCGTAATTTTCGAATACCTCATAAGCCGTTTTCTATTAGAAAGAAAACCGGATATAGCCGACGGATCGGCTATACTCACGGGGGTACTTCTCGCTTTTAACCTGCCATCGAATCTGCCGATATGGATTATCATTATCGGGGCTCTCGCAGCTATCGGTATCGGGAAAATGTCTTTTGGTGGTTTAGGTTGCAATATATTCAATCCGGCTCTCGTAGGACGAGTATTTCTGCTAATATCTTTCCCGGCACAAATGGCGAGCTGGCCACTACCGGGGACTACCGGCTACCTGGATGCCAAAACAGGAGCTACCGTTCTATCGATTCTGAAATCGGGGGCAACTTTTACACCCGAATATTCCGATATGCTTTTGGGAAATATGGGAGGCAGCCTTGGAGAGGTAGGGTCTATAGCGCTATTACTGGGTTTCGTTTACCTACTCTGGAAAAAAATAATTACCTGGCATATTCCGGTTTCGATATTGGTTACTGTTGCCGTTTTCTCAGCTTTAATCGGTATGAATCCGGTCGTACAATTACTATCGGGAGGGCTTTTACTGGGGGCTATTTTTATGGCTACCGATTATGTTACTTCACCTCTTTCTCAAAAGGGAATGATCATCTATGGTATTCTCATCGGATTACTTACCGTAATCATCAGACGGTGGGGGATATACCCTGAAGGCGTTTCATTCGCAATTCTCATTATGAACGCTTTTACTCCATTAATCAATATGTATATCAAACCTAAACGTTTCGGGAAGGTGGTGCACCATGGCTAA
- a CDS encoding RnfABCDGE type electron transport complex subunit G produces the protein MAKTESSFLNMLIVLTSITVIIGALLGYVNQITEGPIKLAEKAKQEKAIKKVAPHYNNDPIAEKYERVLNAGTKDSLTITIFPAKENGKPIGAAVETQTNNGFSGNIKVMVGFDNDGKIINYMVLNHSETPGLGSKMEKWFKDENGNRSIIGKNAKGLKVKKDGGNIDAITAATISSRAFLDAIENGYNAFMNKTDAQSGASPKWNENKEGGKNE, from the coding sequence ATGGCTAAAACAGAATCATCATTTTTAAACATGTTGATCGTACTTACATCGATCACAGTAATAATAGGAGCTTTATTAGGATATGTTAACCAAATAACCGAAGGTCCGATTAAATTAGCTGAAAAAGCGAAACAGGAAAAAGCAATTAAAAAAGTAGCGCCGCATTACAATAACGATCCGATTGCAGAAAAATACGAACGAGTATTAAATGCCGGTACCAAAGATTCGCTGACAATCACGATTTTCCCGGCAAAAGAAAATGGGAAACCGATAGGCGCAGCCGTAGAAACACAAACTAATAATGGATTTTCAGGAAATATAAAAGTTATGGTTGGTTTCGACAACGATGGAAAAATTATAAATTACATGGTCCTTAACCATTCTGAAACACCTGGTTTAGGTTCTAAAATGGAAAAATGGTTTAAAGACGAAAATGGAAATAGAAGCATCATAGGAAAAAATGCAAAAGGATTGAAGGTGAAAAAAGATGGAGGAAACATAGATGCTATCACAGCAGCTACCATCAGTTCGAGAGCATTTTTGGATGCCATCGAAAACGGGTATAATGCTTTCATGAACAAAACCGATGCCCAAAGCGGGGCTTCACCAAAATGGAACGAAAATAAGGAAGGAGGGAAAAATGAATAA
- a CDS encoding electron transport complex protein RnfA: MTYISIFITAIFVNNIVLAQFLGICPFLGVSKRVNTAIGMGAAVAFVMTLSTIVTYLLQIYLLEAAHLEFLQTIVFILVIAALVQMVEIIMKKVSPPLYQALGVFLPLITTNCTILGVAIMVIQKNYDLIESVVFAISSAIGFTLAMALFAGIREQLSITCVPKSLQGVPIALIAAGLLAMAFMGFSGIKIG; encoded by the coding sequence ATTACCTATATATCGATTTTCATAACTGCTATTTTCGTAAATAACATCGTACTGGCACAATTTCTGGGTATATGCCCTTTTTTGGGAGTATCTAAGCGGGTAAATACGGCTATCGGTATGGGAGCCGCCGTGGCATTCGTCATGACTTTATCGACAATCGTTACCTACCTTTTACAAATATACTTGTTAGAAGCTGCTCACTTGGAATTTCTCCAAACAATTGTATTTATCCTGGTTATCGCCGCATTAGTACAAATGGTAGAAATTATCATGAAAAAGGTATCTCCTCCCCTTTACCAAGCCTTAGGTGTATTTTTACCTTTAATTACCACAAACTGTACTATACTCGGAGTCGCCATCATGGTAATACAAAAAAATTACGACCTCATAGAATCGGTCGTATTCGCCATTTCCTCAGCAATCGGATTTACCCTGGCCATGGCTCTTTTTGCTGGCATACGCGAACAACTGAGTATAACATGTGTCCCCAAAAGCCTACAGGGTGTACCTATCGCTCTTATCGCAGCAGGACTCTTAGCCATGGCATTTATGGGTTTTTCCGGTATAAAAATCGGGTAA
- a CDS encoding RnfABCDGE type electron transport complex subunit E: MNKIKIVLNGIITENPTFVLLLGMCPTLGTTSSAINGLGMGLATTFVLICSNAVISLIKNMIPDKVRIPSYIVIIAAFVTILEMCMKAYTPELYSSLGLFIPLIVVNCIVLGRAESFASKHHVSDSIFDGIGIGIGFTLALTLLGAVREFLGTGKIFDAILYPEHYGSLIFVLAPGAFIALGYLIALVNKFKNKKS, translated from the coding sequence ATGAATAAAATAAAAATCGTTCTGAACGGTATTATTACCGAAAACCCAACATTCGTTCTTTTATTGGGAATGTGTCCCACATTAGGTACAACTTCTTCAGCCATTAACGGATTGGGAATGGGGTTGGCTACAACCTTCGTACTCATTTGTTCCAATGCTGTAATTTCCCTTATCAAAAATATGATTCCCGATAAAGTACGTATTCCTTCCTATATCGTAATTATAGCAGCATTTGTTACGATACTCGAAATGTGTATGAAAGCCTATACCCCCGAATTATATTCGAGTTTAGGACTATTCATTCCATTAATCGTCGTTAATTGCATTGTTTTAGGTAGGGCAGAATCATTCGCTTCTAAACATCATGTTTCCGACTCTATTTTCGACGGAATAGGAATCGGGATCGGTTTTACACTTGCCCTTACATTATTAGGCGCGGTAAGAGAATTTCTGGGTACAGGTAAAATATTCGACGCGATTTTGTATCCAGAACACTACGGTTCACTTATATTCGTTCTCGCACCAGGCGCATTTATCGCTTTGGGATACCTTATCGCCTTGGTAAACAAATTTAAAAATAAAAAATCATGA
- a CDS encoding T9SS type A sorting domain-containing protein, which translates to MKRILFRLYVFLPFLFLFEGISYSQVQPVGIPVDPQVSIDGTEIWYNMMTSHMTESDRQNRFLSWDGTSLVTEKFDAGISADNQAEKYLWKLVRGSTDNMVYIESMAGKRLFAPASIASGTNTSLTMDNTGIEWEMKLSSATGQSQTATKQYCFNFLGGSTARYLNARDGSGDSPFEVTIYSGGVHQASGWFFYEAVPAVITITQPENGTISVTKSDGTDITSGATVAVGETLTVNVADGTSLNLKKVLVDGVEISGNSIKVVKPVTISAVLSSDCKVTFTASAGGNISVVKTDDSSVIVNEQEIPTGTGVKITLTVEEGYEIGSVMIDGVESKADFTVENNYTIDKTVTKNISIVAVFVKKTFPVNITTTGEGGTLVIKNGNFVVSTGDRIEYGTVLTGVLTYEVPIIVSVLTVNSEDYLSRVTSKKFSVTIEGETDIVAEFSVPSFPVTFSVTGKGAMHITKDSDNQPVTSGQELSTGTDITIALIPEEGQNLLSFMVNNVDRTDEVIENEFYISVESELNIVANFSLLNSVDKYSNDRLLVIKDRSDEGYLEVENVPENSRMEIFGMSGQKLCSKILSGNVKIDIDAYDKGFYILVIRTGKENITRKFIIK; encoded by the coding sequence ATGAAAAGAATTTTATTCCGTTTGTATGTTTTCTTGCCTTTTTTATTCTTATTTGAAGGAATTTCATATTCTCAAGTACAGCCGGTAGGTATTCCGGTAGATCCTCAGGTTAGTATCGATGGGACAGAAATCTGGTATAATATGATGACGTCTCACATGACGGAAAGCGATCGTCAGAATCGTTTTCTCTCCTGGGATGGAACATCTTTGGTTACAGAGAAATTCGATGCTGGCATATCCGCAGATAATCAGGCAGAAAAGTATCTTTGGAAATTGGTTCGTGGATCGACCGATAATATGGTATATATCGAAAGTATGGCAGGCAAGCGTTTGTTTGCTCCGGCTTCGATTGCTTCTGGTACAAATACCTCTTTAACGATGGATAATACCGGAATTGAATGGGAAATGAAATTATCTTCGGCAACAGGCCAAAGCCAGACCGCAACTAAACAGTATTGTTTTAATTTTTTGGGCGGATCTACCGCCAGGTATTTAAATGCGAGGGATGGTAGTGGGGATTCCCCGTTTGAAGTAACCATTTATAGCGGCGGCGTACATCAGGCATCGGGTTGGTTTTTCTATGAAGCCGTGCCGGCTGTTATAACAATCACTCAACCCGAAAACGGTACGATAAGCGTTACTAAATCGGACGGAACCGATATAACGAGTGGTGCTACTGTTGCTGTGGGAGAGACTCTGACTGTAAATGTAGCTGACGGAACTTCATTAAATCTGAAAAAAGTCCTCGTAGACGGAGTCGAAATATCGGGAAACAGCATAAAGGTAGTGAAGCCGGTGACCATATCTGCCGTTTTATCGTCCGATTGTAAAGTCACATTTACGGCTTCTGCAGGAGGAAATATATCGGTTGTTAAGACTGATGATTCTTCTGTTATTGTCAATGAACAGGAAATACCTACAGGAACAGGTGTAAAAATTACTTTAACGGTAGAGGAGGGGTATGAAATCGGTTCGGTTATGATCGATGGTGTCGAATCGAAAGCCGATTTTACAGTCGAAAACAATTATACCATAGATAAAACGGTTACCAAAAATATAAGTATCGTAGCTGTATTTGTAAAAAAGACATTTCCGGTTAATATTACAACAACAGGCGAAGGAGGTACTCTTGTTATAAAAAATGGAAATTTTGTCGTTTCGACGGGTGATAGAATAGAATACGGTACTGTACTGACCGGAGTTTTAACCTATGAGGTACCAATTATCGTTAGTGTACTTACGGTAAATTCGGAAGATTATCTTTCCCGGGTTACCTCGAAGAAATTTAGTGTGACTATCGAGGGTGAGACCGATATCGTCGCTGAGTTTTCCGTACCGTCTTTTCCGGTAACTTTCAGCGTTACAGGTAAAGGGGCGATGCATATCACCAAAGATTCAGATAACCAACCTGTAACTTCAGGGCAGGAACTATCGACAGGAACAGATATAACAATTGCATTAATACCTGAGGAAGGACAAAATCTGCTGTCGTTTATGGTGAACAATGTTGACCGAACAGATGAAGTTATTGAAAATGAATTTTATATTAGTGTAGAAAGCGAGTTGAATATTGTTGCTAATTTTTCACTTTTGAATTCTGTCGATAAATATAGCAATGATCGTCTTCTGGTTATAAAAGACCGTTCGGACGAAGGTTACCTTGAAGTGGAAAATGTTCCCGAGAACAGTAGGATGGAAATATTCGGTATGTCGGGACAAAAACTTTGTTCAAAGATATTGAGTGGTAATGTTAAGATTGATATAGATGCTTACGATAAAGGTTTTTATATTCTCGTAATACGTACCGGAAAAGAAAATATTACCCGAAAATTCATTATAAAATAA
- a CDS encoding SoxR reducing system RseC family protein → MSKLIKHKGIIKDIRNGIAKVEITQLSACSGCHARSYCSASDKKEKIIEVSCNGNSFKTGETVILISNSDIEREALLIAFVYPFFCLVAVLIIVYFLSRNETIAGITSLAILVPYYIIIGLYKKKLKKKFVFSLHKTD, encoded by the coding sequence ATGAGTAAATTAATCAAACACAAAGGTATTATCAAAGACATCAGAAACGGAATTGCGAAAGTAGAGATTACTCAACTTTCGGCCTGCTCGGGATGCCATGCTCGTTCTTACTGCTCGGCAAGCGACAAAAAAGAAAAAATAATCGAAGTATCCTGTAACGGAAACTCTTTTAAAACAGGTGAAACCGTAATCCTTATATCAAATTCCGATATCGAACGCGAGGCACTGCTTATCGCTTTTGTATATCCTTTTTTCTGCTTGGTCGCCGTTCTGATCATTGTATATTTTTTATCACGAAATGAGACAATAGCCGGGATTACATCCCTCGCCATTTTAGTACCTTATTATATTATTATCGGATTATATAAAAAGAAACTGAAAAAGAAATTCGTATTCTCATTACACAAAACCGATTAA
- a CDS encoding GEVED domain-containing protein produces the protein MNCKAKLIFILSLFLSCTSFASAQDFVVSDPFETMIRLGSMKAENALYTMPAGNAGSMYITSAVTTGDGVEFPLGYQVTFSPAKHFVVVSRATSLIERGKSFDLRISQKNVTGSMAVNLYFDWNRDGIFESSQTVQIVGDGQNFEQNIVVPDDADLGKTRIRLRYDSSAPASSDARVNNGRVYDFVVYVMEPKESNDFFISVNANNTNGRAFIETLPNVSGKFDRGTSVTVVAEPNEGTTFEGWKLGDVTVSSQERYTFTVEKSVHLTAFFTSNEPLLEAPKPSTASKPIWYQIKNAHTAETRRDRYVAYDETVDATYTSALRCEKPADITDKFLWRLETTTGDKVKFIHRGTNREIYSTGNLTDELVLSGNGSEFVVSPSGNANESYSIKYKGKDNLLMNAKDGTWQVVLYDAGVGTGSGWYFYKAPILTGFEKAKINVPNAYFQDNLLKINGISDNCRVKVFNMTGQIVAEYLTEAHAAGYHIDYPSNFFVIAFHYPTGEKYTLKLSKF, from the coding sequence ATGAATTGTAAAGCTAAATTAATTTTTATTTTATCATTGTTTTTATCCTGTACATCTTTTGCAAGCGCCCAGGATTTTGTGGTTAGCGACCCGTTTGAAACAATGATCAGGCTCGGTTCTATGAAAGCGGAAAACGCTTTGTATACCATGCCGGCGGGTAATGCCGGAAGCATGTATATTACTTCGGCCGTTACCACTGGCGATGGTGTCGAATTCCCGCTAGGCTATCAGGTTACATTTTCGCCAGCAAAACATTTTGTCGTTGTTTCGAGAGCTACCTCTCTGATAGAACGCGGGAAAAGTTTTGATTTGAGAATCTCTCAAAAAAATGTAACCGGTAGTATGGCTGTAAATTTATATTTCGATTGGAATCGTGACGGCATTTTTGAATCATCTCAAACGGTGCAGATAGTCGGAGACGGACAGAATTTTGAGCAGAATATTGTGGTACCTGATGATGCGGATTTGGGAAAAACTCGTATCCGTCTGCGATATGATTCGTCTGCGCCCGCTTCTTCAGATGCGCGGGTAAATAATGGCCGGGTATACGATTTTGTGGTATATGTGATGGAACCGAAAGAGTCGAATGATTTTTTTATTTCGGTGAATGCCAATAATACAAATGGACGGGCATTTATAGAAACTTTACCTAACGTATCGGGTAAATTCGATCGTGGAACTTCGGTTACTGTCGTAGCCGAGCCGAATGAAGGAACTACTTTTGAAGGTTGGAAATTGGGTGATGTTACAGTAAGTAGCCAAGAAAGATATACGTTTACGGTTGAAAAGAGTGTACATCTTACGGCGTTTTTTACATCGAACGAGCCCTTATTGGAAGCTCCTAAACCGAGTACAGCTTCGAAACCGATATGGTATCAGATAAAAAATGCTCATACTGCAGAAACCCGACGCGACAGATATGTGGCATACGATGAGACGGTAGATGCTACTTATACATCGGCGCTTCGCTGTGAAAAACCAGCTGATATTACCGATAAGTTCCTCTGGCGTCTCGAAACGACAACAGGTGATAAAGTGAAATTTATACATAGAGGAACCAACCGGGAAATTTACAGTACTGGAAATCTTACAGATGAACTCGTTTTGTCGGGAAACGGTAGTGAATTTGTCGTTTCTCCCAGTGGAAATGCCAATGAAAGTTATTCTATTAAATATAAGGGCAAAGATAATTTATTGATGAATGCTAAAGACGGTACATGGCAAGTGGTATTATATGATGCCGGGGTAGGTACCGGGTCGGGGTGGTATTTTTATAAAGCGCCGATACTTACCGGTTTTGAGAAAGCAAAGATAAACGTGCCAAATGCTTATTTTCAGGATAATTTACTGAAAATAAACGGAATTTCCGATAATTGCCGGGTAAAAGTTTTTAATATGACCGGACAAATAGTAGCCGAATATCTGACCGAAGCGCATGCCGCTGGATACCACATCGATTATCCGTCGAATTTTTTTGTTATCGCTTTCCATTATCCTACCGGAGAAAAATATACACTGAAGTTAAGTAAATTTTAA